A genome region from Sphingomonas anseongensis includes the following:
- the hrcA gene encoding heat-inducible transcriptional repressor HrcA — protein sequence MSGEITELSDRMREIFGLVVESYLERGSPVGSKALTGSVSLSPASIRGVMQELEERGLLTHPHTSAGRIPTESGLRLFVDGIMQASAPDPRERAEIERQIGRDQPIEDALAAASAALSGLSQAAAVVLAPKRELRLRQFSLVPLSPERALAVLVGADGSVENRVVSLDPGTSPSALEQVTNFVNARLSGMTLAEAEARLRQEIREQKDAIDAAAAELVASGLAAWSHDHSRRPVLIIRGQANLIDEHAAADLERVRRLLDELEDRQEIARLLEGARDAPGCRIFIGSENRMFALSGSSVIAAPYRGSHGEVVGVVGVIGPTRLNYARVVPMVDFTAKALTRLIG from the coding sequence ATGAGCGGTGAGATCACCGAGCTTAGCGACCGGATGCGCGAGATTTTCGGGCTCGTCGTCGAATCCTACCTGGAGCGCGGCTCGCCGGTAGGGTCGAAGGCGCTGACCGGAAGCGTCAGCTTGTCGCCCGCGTCCATTCGCGGCGTGATGCAGGAGCTGGAAGAGCGGGGACTCCTCACCCACCCGCACACCTCCGCCGGGCGAATCCCGACCGAAAGCGGCCTCCGTCTCTTTGTTGACGGGATCATGCAGGCCTCGGCGCCCGACCCGCGCGAACGCGCCGAGATCGAGCGGCAGATCGGCCGCGACCAGCCGATAGAGGATGCGCTCGCGGCCGCCTCGGCGGCACTGTCGGGGCTGAGCCAGGCGGCGGCAGTGGTCCTCGCCCCGAAGCGGGAGCTTCGCCTTCGCCAGTTCAGCCTTGTGCCGCTGTCGCCGGAGCGGGCGCTGGCGGTCCTCGTCGGCGCCGACGGCTCGGTCGAGAACCGGGTCGTGAGTCTCGATCCGGGGACCAGCCCGAGCGCGCTCGAGCAGGTAACCAACTTCGTCAACGCCCGGCTGTCCGGAATGACGCTGGCCGAAGCCGAAGCCCGGCTGAGGCAGGAAATCCGCGAGCAGAAAGACGCCATCGACGCCGCCGCGGCGGAGCTGGTTGCCTCCGGCCTTGCCGCCTGGTCGCATGACCATTCGCGCCGGCCGGTCCTGATCATCCGCGGCCAGGCAAACCTTATCGATGAGCATGCCGCCGCCGACCTGGAGCGCGTCCGCAGGCTCCTCGACGAGTTGGAGGACCGGCAGGAAATTGCGAGGCTCCTTGAGGGCGCGCGCGACGCTCCGGGCTGCCGGATCTTCATCGGCAGCGAGAACAGGATGTTCGCGCTTTCCGGATCGTCAGTGATCGCCGCCCCCTATCGTGGGAGCCACGGCGAGGTGGTCGGCGTTGTCGGGGTAATCGGTCCCACTCGGTTGAACTATGCCCGGGTGGTCCCCATGGTGGATTTCACAGCAAAAGCGCTAACGAGATTGATCGGATGA
- the rph gene encoding ribonuclease PH, producing MRPSGRAPDQMRTIAFEPHFTRHAEGSVLVSFGDTRVLVTASVEEKVPPFLRGKGQGWVTAEYGMLPRATHTRGNREAAKGKQSGRTQEIQRLIGRSLRAVVDLTKLGERQIVLDCDVIQADGGTRTASISGAWVALRIALDKLLESKALKEDPIHTQVAAVSCGVFKGTAVLDLDYDEDSAAGCDGNFVLTADGSIVEAQVTAEGECYDEELLLRMLRLARIGCGEIFEAQLKAVGK from the coding sequence ATGCGCCCCAGCGGCCGCGCCCCCGACCAGATGCGAACCATCGCTTTCGAGCCGCACTTCACCCGCCACGCCGAAGGATCGGTTCTGGTCAGCTTCGGCGACACGCGGGTGCTGGTGACGGCATCCGTCGAGGAAAAGGTGCCGCCCTTTCTTCGCGGCAAGGGCCAGGGCTGGGTTACCGCGGAATATGGCATGCTTCCCCGCGCCACCCACACCCGCGGCAACCGAGAGGCGGCGAAGGGCAAGCAGTCGGGTCGCACGCAGGAAATCCAGCGGCTGATCGGCCGCTCGCTTCGCGCCGTCGTCGACCTCACCAAGCTGGGGGAGCGGCAGATCGTTCTCGATTGCGATGTCATTCAGGCAGACGGCGGCACCCGGACCGCCTCAATTTCAGGCGCATGGGTCGCGCTCCGGATCGCGCTCGACAAGCTGCTCGAATCGAAGGCGCTAAAGGAAGATCCGATCCATACGCAGGTCGCCGCCGTGAGCTGCGGCGTGTTCAAGGGCACCGCAGTCCTCGATCTCGATTATGACGAAGACAGCGCCGCCGGCTGCGACGGCAATTTCGTTCTCACCGCCGACGGAAGCATCGTCGAGGCGCAGGTGACCGCGGAGGGCGAATGCTACGACGAGGAACTTCTGCTGCGAATGCTTCGGCTCGCCCGGATCGGCTGCGGCGAAATTTTCGAAGCCCAGCTGAAGGCGGTCGGCAAATGA
- the rdgB gene encoding RdgB/HAM1 family non-canonical purine NTP pyrophosphatase, with protein sequence MRDIGEKLVIATHNPGKLREISALIEPLGFVCVGAEELRLPEPEEIGNTFADNADLKAREAADLSGFPALADDSGLCVEALHGMPGIFSARWAEDSEGKRDWMRAMEKVWDEVQATEPDAAPAAHFTCVLSLAWPNDGQTEAFEGRVDGTLVWPPRGDKGFGYDPMFVPVGYDQTFGELEPELKHGISHRADAFRKLVSALKP encoded by the coding sequence ATGAGGGACATCGGCGAAAAGCTGGTCATCGCGACCCACAATCCGGGCAAGCTTCGCGAAATTTCCGCCCTTATCGAGCCGCTCGGCTTCGTCTGTGTCGGAGCCGAGGAGCTCCGCCTTCCGGAGCCCGAGGAGATCGGTAACACCTTCGCCGACAACGCCGATCTGAAGGCGCGCGAAGCGGCTGATCTGTCGGGCTTTCCGGCGCTCGCGGACGACAGCGGGCTTTGCGTCGAGGCGCTCCACGGCATGCCGGGAATCTTCTCCGCCCGCTGGGCCGAAGATTCAGAAGGCAAACGCGACTGGATGCGCGCCATGGAGAAAGTCTGGGACGAGGTGCAGGCGACCGAGCCCGACGCCGCGCCGGCCGCGCACTTCACCTGCGTCCTGTCGCTCGCCTGGCCCAACGATGGCCAGACCGAGGCATTCGAAGGGCGCGTGGACGGAACGCTCGTCTGGCCACCGCGCGGCGACAAGGGCTTCGGCTACGACCCGATGTTCGTGCCTGTCGGTTACGACCAGACCTTCGGCGAGCTTGAGCCGGAGCTGAAGCACGGCATCAGCCATCGGGCAGACGCATTCCGCAAGCTGGTGAGCGCTCTCAAACCGTGA
- the hemW gene encoding radical SAM family heme chaperone HemW, with translation MSQDGLALYVHWPFCVSKCPYCDFNSHVRDAIDQAEWREALLADLAHEAHLLPGRKLTSIFFGGGTPSLMEPATVEALIEAAGRHWPPADDIEITLEANPNSVEAARFADLAGAGVNRLSLGLQSFDEPALRFLGRAHSADEGLAALDIAQRHFPRVSFDLIYALPGDTEASWSKTLDRALSLGTTHLSLYQLTIEPGTRFASMVAKGEFEPLDADIAATLFELTDSMTSAAGLPAYEISNHAATGAESRHNLTYWRYRDYAGVGPGAHGRRLGSRTVRHKKPENYLSALARNGHSVVEEARLSAREAADEALVMGLRLSEGIEVDSLERRFGVPIVDSTAAERLEASGHLISCDGRIAATSSGRLVLDRLLAELAVY, from the coding sequence GTGAGCCAGGACGGGCTGGCGCTGTACGTTCACTGGCCGTTCTGCGTATCCAAATGCCCCTATTGCGACTTCAACAGCCATGTCCGCGACGCCATCGACCAAGCCGAGTGGCGCGAGGCGTTGCTCGCCGATCTCGCCCATGAAGCGCACCTGCTGCCGGGCCGAAAGCTGACTTCCATCTTCTTCGGCGGCGGCACGCCCTCGCTGATGGAGCCGGCAACCGTGGAGGCGCTGATCGAGGCAGCCGGAAGGCATTGGCCCCCCGCCGACGACATCGAGATCACGCTGGAGGCTAATCCCAATTCCGTGGAGGCGGCGCGCTTCGCCGACCTGGCCGGAGCGGGCGTGAACCGCTTGTCCCTCGGCCTGCAGAGCTTCGACGAGCCCGCGCTTCGTTTCCTGGGCCGCGCGCATTCGGCCGACGAAGGGCTTGCGGCATTGGACATCGCCCAACGCCACTTTCCGCGAGTCAGCTTCGACCTCATTTATGCCCTTCCGGGCGACACGGAGGCGAGCTGGTCGAAAACGCTCGACCGGGCGCTGTCGCTCGGCACGACGCACTTGTCGCTGTACCAGCTGACGATCGAGCCGGGCACGCGCTTCGCATCGATGGTCGCGAAGGGCGAGTTCGAGCCGCTCGACGCCGACATCGCCGCGACGCTGTTCGAGCTCACCGACTCCATGACCTCCGCAGCCGGCCTTCCCGCCTATGAGATCAGCAACCACGCCGCCACCGGCGCTGAAAGCCGCCACAACCTCACCTATTGGCGTTACCGCGACTATGCCGGCGTCGGGCCTGGAGCGCACGGCCGCCGCCTCGGCAGCCGCACCGTTCGCCACAAGAAACCGGAGAACTATCTGTCGGCGCTAGCCCGCAACGGTCATTCGGTTGTCGAAGAGGCCCGCTTGTCCGCTCGCGAAGCGGCGGACGAAGCGCTGGTGATGGGGTTAAGGCTCAGCGAGGGGATCGAAGTGGATTCGCTCGAGCGGAGATTTGGGGTGCCGATTGTCGACTCGACAGCCGCGGAACGGCTGGAAGCTTCAGGTCACCTGATCAGCTGTGACGGGCGAATTGCGGCGACGTCCAGCGGCCGCTTGGTGCTCGACAGGTTGCTCGCGGAGCTCGCCGTCTATTGA